From Oreochromis niloticus isolate F11D_XX linkage group LG1, O_niloticus_UMD_NMBU, whole genome shotgun sequence, a single genomic window includes:
- the shcbp1 gene encoding SHC SH2 domain-binding protein 1 isoform X2, which produces MEQDSRDAACPGNDASDVVVVNLDFVNGDTDNGPADKGYSGTDINRALFKNEEEKKDEDGSDDDSGTYYFNTEASGTRLQRREPPSGGSSSLPDTFQTSHLLFYERFKAYQDYMLGDCKPSEVKDFTADYLEKTVEPCDWLALWSTDIFDVLVEVRDVEVKDLKARLRLVLPLQCDTRGCELNEEAMTSLLEATQHKVPLQELQVVYEESGDFDQTALALEHVRFFYKHIWREWDEEEEDDDFDYFVRCVEPRIRLYYDMLEDRVPAGLVAEYQSLLEKCSKCFQQFSALRSGLSADSDSELDNVSMVEGLKLCDQLETFKRKLRIIENPLLRYVLAYKGNARQQCVQSRGPRASGAKVVHVVTASCSTVQLQSLLSARLIPLCSSEDTEIQFHREPVSAVDSCHQGDLVIVLPGMYSVSSSIFIPDSITIEGFGFPDEVVIEKKSKGDSFVESTGADVRLSNIKFIQHDAIEGILCVRQGTLNMENCVLQCDTTGVIVRTSARLTMNMCDLYGSKGAGVEIYPGSVCSLVGNGIHHCKDGILIKDFADQMDALPSITMENNVIHNNEGYGVILVKPNSGEEPSIPVSRSEGGAP; this is translated from the exons ATGGAGCAGGATTCGCGGGATGCTGCGTGTCCGGGGAACGACGCGTCAGACGTGGTCGTGGTTAATCTGGACTTTGTTAACGGAGACACGGACAACGGCCCGGCCGATAAAGGCTACAGCGGGACGGATATAAATCGAG CCCTCTTTAAAaatgaggaggagaagaaagatGAAGATGGTAGTGATGACGACAGTGGAACATACTACTTTAACACTGAAGCGTCGGGGACTCGGCTGCAGAGACGTGAGCCACCTTCAGGAGGAAGTTCAAGTCTTCCTGATACGTTCCAGACCAGCCACCTGTTGTTCTATGAGAGGTTCAAGGCCTACCAGGACTACATGCTTG GAGACTGTAAGCCTTCAGAGGTGAAGGACTTCACAGCAGACTACCTGGAGAAGACAGTGGAGCCATGTGACTGGTTGGCTCTTTGGTCTACTGATATCTTTGATGTTCTGGTGGAG GTGCGAGATGTGGAAGTGAAGGACCTGAAGGCACGTTTGAGGCTGGTGCTGCCTCTGCAGTGTGATACCAGAGGCTGTGAGCTCAATGAAGAGGCCATGACATCTCTTCTGGAGGCCACTCAACACAAAGTGCCTCTGCAGGAGCTGCAGGTGGTCTACGAGGAGTCCGGGGACTTTGATCAGACTGCTCTTGCCCTTGAGCATGTAAG GTTTTTCTATAAACACATTTGGAGGGAGTgggatgaggaagaggaggatgatgaCTTTGACTACTTTGTCCGCTGTGTGGAACCCCGGATAAGACT CTACTACGACATGTTGGAGGACAGAGTCCCAGCAGGCCTGGTGGCAGAGTACCAGTCCTTACTGGAGAAGTGTTCCAAGTGCTTCCAGCAGTTCTCCGCGTTGCGCAGTGGCCTCAGTGCCGACTCGGATTCAGAGCTCGACAACGTGTCCATGGTAGAGGGCCTGAAGCTCTGTGACCAGCTGGAGACCTTCAAACGGAAGCTGCGCATCATTGAGAACCCCCTGCTGAG ATACGTGCTGGCCTATAAAGGAAATGCAAGGCAGCAGTGTGTGCAGAGCAGAGGACCTCGAGCATCAGGCGCAAAGGTGGTTCATGTGGTTACAGCGTCCTGCAGCACCGTTCAGCTGCAGTCCCTGCTTAGTGCCAGACTCATACCTCTATGCTCATCTGAAGACACTGAAATTCAG TTCCACAGAGAGCCAGTATCAGCTGTGGATTCATGCCATCAGGGCGACTTGGTGATTGTTCTCCCAGGAATGTACAGTGTcagcagctccatcttcatacCAGACTCCATCACCATAGAAG gcttTGGGTTTCCTGATGAAGTGGTGATTGAGAAGAAAAGCAAAGGTGACTCATTTGTGGAGTCTACAGGCGCTGATGTCAGGCTCTCCAACATCAAGTTCATCCAGCATGATGCCATTGAAGGCATTCTGT GTGTGCGTCAGGGGACTCTGAATATGGAGAACTGTGTGCTACAGTGCGACACCACTGGAGTCATCGTGAGAACATCTGCCCGTCTCACTATGAACATGTGCGACCTGTATGGCTCCAAG GGGGCAGGTGTGGAGATTTACCCCGGCAGCGTTTGCAGTCTTGTTGGTAACGGCATCCATCATTGTAAGGATGGGATCCTCATCAAG gACTTTGCAGATCAGATGGATGCATTGCCTTCCATCACCATGGAGAACAATGTGATCCACAACAATGAAGGCTATGGGGTGATTCTGGTGAAACCCAACAGTGGGGAAGAGCCCAGCATCCCTGTGAGCAGAAGTGAAGGTGG AGCACCCTGA
- the shcbp1 gene encoding SHC SH2 domain-binding protein 1 isoform X1, with the protein MEQDSRDAACPGNDASDVVVVNLDFVNGDTDNGPADKGYSGTDINRALFKNEEEKKDEDGSDDDSGTYYFNTEASGTRLQRREPPSGGSSSLPDTFQTSHLLFYERFKAYQDYMLGDCKPSEVKDFTADYLEKTVEPCDWLALWSTDIFDVLVEVRDVEVKDLKARLRLVLPLQCDTRGCELNEEAMTSLLEATQHKVPLQELQVVYEESGDFDQTALALEHVRFFYKHIWREWDEEEEDDDFDYFVRCVEPRIRLYYDMLEDRVPAGLVAEYQSLLEKCSKCFQQFSALRSGLSADSDSELDNVSMVEGLKLCDQLETFKRKLRIIENPLLRYVLAYKGNARQQCVQSRGPRASGAKVVHVVTASCSTVQLQSLLSARLIPLCSSEDTEIQFHREPVSAVDSCHQGDLVIVLPGMYSVSSSIFIPDSITIEGFGFPDEVVIEKKSKGDSFVESTGADVRLSNIKFIQHDAIEGILCVRQGTLNMENCVLQCDTTGVIVRTSARLTMNMCDLYGSKGAGVEIYPGSVCSLVGNGIHHCKDGILIKDFADQMDALPSITMENNVIHNNEGYGVILVKPNSGEEPSIPVSRSEEHPDGHTQEEKQGGSLDHHLISTSFSTPPVNTTSTSSPSLPLLAESAKNSSDGDAAVSTGRKWQFSHQLSRNVEMSIQAVEDLKDHQIFVSFQGNQFKRNGMGDFGTFCY; encoded by the exons ATGGAGCAGGATTCGCGGGATGCTGCGTGTCCGGGGAACGACGCGTCAGACGTGGTCGTGGTTAATCTGGACTTTGTTAACGGAGACACGGACAACGGCCCGGCCGATAAAGGCTACAGCGGGACGGATATAAATCGAG CCCTCTTTAAAaatgaggaggagaagaaagatGAAGATGGTAGTGATGACGACAGTGGAACATACTACTTTAACACTGAAGCGTCGGGGACTCGGCTGCAGAGACGTGAGCCACCTTCAGGAGGAAGTTCAAGTCTTCCTGATACGTTCCAGACCAGCCACCTGTTGTTCTATGAGAGGTTCAAGGCCTACCAGGACTACATGCTTG GAGACTGTAAGCCTTCAGAGGTGAAGGACTTCACAGCAGACTACCTGGAGAAGACAGTGGAGCCATGTGACTGGTTGGCTCTTTGGTCTACTGATATCTTTGATGTTCTGGTGGAG GTGCGAGATGTGGAAGTGAAGGACCTGAAGGCACGTTTGAGGCTGGTGCTGCCTCTGCAGTGTGATACCAGAGGCTGTGAGCTCAATGAAGAGGCCATGACATCTCTTCTGGAGGCCACTCAACACAAAGTGCCTCTGCAGGAGCTGCAGGTGGTCTACGAGGAGTCCGGGGACTTTGATCAGACTGCTCTTGCCCTTGAGCATGTAAG GTTTTTCTATAAACACATTTGGAGGGAGTgggatgaggaagaggaggatgatgaCTTTGACTACTTTGTCCGCTGTGTGGAACCCCGGATAAGACT CTACTACGACATGTTGGAGGACAGAGTCCCAGCAGGCCTGGTGGCAGAGTACCAGTCCTTACTGGAGAAGTGTTCCAAGTGCTTCCAGCAGTTCTCCGCGTTGCGCAGTGGCCTCAGTGCCGACTCGGATTCAGAGCTCGACAACGTGTCCATGGTAGAGGGCCTGAAGCTCTGTGACCAGCTGGAGACCTTCAAACGGAAGCTGCGCATCATTGAGAACCCCCTGCTGAG ATACGTGCTGGCCTATAAAGGAAATGCAAGGCAGCAGTGTGTGCAGAGCAGAGGACCTCGAGCATCAGGCGCAAAGGTGGTTCATGTGGTTACAGCGTCCTGCAGCACCGTTCAGCTGCAGTCCCTGCTTAGTGCCAGACTCATACCTCTATGCTCATCTGAAGACACTGAAATTCAG TTCCACAGAGAGCCAGTATCAGCTGTGGATTCATGCCATCAGGGCGACTTGGTGATTGTTCTCCCAGGAATGTACAGTGTcagcagctccatcttcatacCAGACTCCATCACCATAGAAG gcttTGGGTTTCCTGATGAAGTGGTGATTGAGAAGAAAAGCAAAGGTGACTCATTTGTGGAGTCTACAGGCGCTGATGTCAGGCTCTCCAACATCAAGTTCATCCAGCATGATGCCATTGAAGGCATTCTGT GTGTGCGTCAGGGGACTCTGAATATGGAGAACTGTGTGCTACAGTGCGACACCACTGGAGTCATCGTGAGAACATCTGCCCGTCTCACTATGAACATGTGCGACCTGTATGGCTCCAAG GGGGCAGGTGTGGAGATTTACCCCGGCAGCGTTTGCAGTCTTGTTGGTAACGGCATCCATCATTGTAAGGATGGGATCCTCATCAAG gACTTTGCAGATCAGATGGATGCATTGCCTTCCATCACCATGGAGAACAATGTGATCCACAACAATGAAGGCTATGGGGTGATTCTGGTGAAACCCAACAGTGGGGAAGAGCCCAGCATCCCTGTGAGCAGAAGTGAAG AGCACCCTGATGGACACACACAAGAGGAAAAGCAGGGAGGATCTTTAGACCATCACTTGATCTCCACCTCATTTTCAACACCACCTGTCAACACCACGTCCACCAGCAGCCCCTCACTACCTCTTTTGGCTGAGTCTGCTAAGAACAGCTCAGATGGTGATGCGGCTGTGTCTACAGGCAGGAAGTGGCAGTTTAGCCATCAGCTAAGCAGGAACGTGGAAATGTCTATCCAAGCTGTTGAGGATCTGAAAGACCACCAAATCTTTGTGTCCTTTCAAGGAAACCAGTTCAAGCGCAACGGCATGGGCGATTTTGGCACCTTCTGCTACTAA